AGAATACCACTTGGAAGACATGGCAACACATTTGCGGATCCATTACCCGGATACTACCTGCTCTAGCAGATACGGGACTCGATATACTGAATCCAGTACAAACCTCTGCTAAGGGTATGGATCCAAAGTGGTTAAAAGAGAAGTTTGGGAGAAGATTAACTTTCTGGGGTGGAGGGGTAGATACTCAAAGGACTCTCCCTTTTGGGAAACCTGAAGAAGTAGAAAAAGAAGTAAGAGAAAGGATCAAAATCTTTGCACCAGGCGGAGGTTTTGTTTTCGCGGCGATTCACAACATTCAGTATGGAGTACCTCCCGAGAACATAGTAGCTGCATACGACACAGTTCTCAAATATGGCTGGTACCCGATACAGGAGGAGGATTAACTATGAAAAGCTTTTCCGGCTTCCTTCGAAGGAACAGGACGGAATTTTCCGTTCTTTTGGCTTTCCTGGCATTACTCTTTTTCTTTATCATCGCCAATCCAAAGGTGTTTCTTTCTCCTCAGTGCTATTCCGCAGTATTTGTGACACTACCCCTCACCCTCATCTTGACAACCGCCATGGTATTCATGATAGTAAGTGGCGAAATTGATCTTTCCTTCCCTTCTGTCGTTGGCCTAGGATCCTTTGTCTTTGCCTTCATTTTTCACAAAACCGGAAGTCCACTACTGGCTCTGCTGGTAGCGCTCCTCGCTGGCTTGCTTGTAGGCATCTTTAATGGTCTGCTTGTAGCCAGAATAGGACTTTCTTCCCTCGTGGCGACCATTGGGGTCAACTT
This genomic window from Candidatus Caldatribacterium sp. contains:
- a CDS encoding methyltransferase; this translates as NTTWKTWQHICGSITRILPALADTGLDILNPVQTSAKGMDPKWLKEKFGRRLTFWGGGVDTQRTLPFGKPEEVEKEVRERIKIFAPGGGFVFAAIHNIQYGVPPENIVAAYDTVLKYGWYPIQEED